A genomic region of Melopsittacus undulatus isolate bMelUnd1 chromosome 5, bMelUnd1.mat.Z, whole genome shotgun sequence contains the following coding sequences:
- the TOB2 gene encoding protein Tob2, whose amino-acid sequence MHLEIKVALNFIISYLYNKLPRRRADLFGEELERLLKKKYEGHWYPEKPLKGSGYRCIHIGETVDPVVELAAKRSGLAVEDVRANVPEDLSVWIDPFEVSYQIGEKGSVKVLYLDDSEGCSAVELDKEIKSSFNPDAQVFVPIGSQDNSLSNSPSPSFGQSPSPTFIPRSAQPITFTTATFAATKFGSTKMKKGGGAGGGAGGAGTGQQPRMVRSPTTNLLKHKGLSLSMHSLNFVSSAGSQAPQSQLSPNAKEFVYSGGSPAASSLFFDGAAGESQASSIPPASQFNTGTGGTFDMAQVFGGSTSSLFLEKSPFVEGLSYNLNAMQYPSQSFQPVVLAN is encoded by the coding sequence ATGCATCTGGAGATCAAAGTTGCTCTTAACTTCATCATCTCATACCTGTACAACAAGCTTCCTCGGAGGCGGGCAGACCTGTTTGGTGAGGAGCTAGAGCGCCTGCTGAAGAAGAAATATGAGGGTCACTGGTACCCAGAGAAGCCTCTGAAGGGGTCTGGCTATCGCTGCATTCACATCGGGGAGACAGTGGATCCGGTGGTGGAGCTGGCAGCCAAGCGGAGCGGGTTGGCTGTGGAGGATGTACGTGCCAACGTGCCAGAAGACCTGAGCGTCTGGATCGATCCTTTTGAAGTTTCCTACCAGATAGGTGAGAAGGGCTCTGTTAAGGTCCTCTACCTGGATGACAGTGAGGGCTGCAGTGCCGTGGAGCTGGACAAGGAAATCAAGAGCAGCTTCAACCCCGATGCCCAGGTATTTGTCCCCATCGGCAGCCAGGACAACTCTCTGTCCAACTCTCCGTCCCCCTCCTTTGGCCAGTCACCCAGCCCCACCTTCATCCCTCGCTCTGCCCAGCCCATCACTTTCACCACTGCCACCTTTGCTGCCACAAAGTTTGGCTCCACCAAGATGAAGAAGggtggaggagctggaggaggggCTGGCGGAGCAGGCACTGGGCAGCAGCCGAGGATGGTCAGGTCTCCCACCACCAACCTGCTGAAGCACAAGGGCCTCTCCCTGTCTATGCACTCTCTGAACTTCGTCAGCAGCGCCGGGAGCCAAGCCCCACAGTCACAGCTCTCCCCCAACGCCAAGGAGTTTGTGTACAGCGGTGGGTCACCGGCAGCCAGCAGCCTCTTCTTCGATGGCGCTGCCGGTGAAAgccaggccagcagcatcccgCCGGCATCGCAGTTCAACACTGGCACGGGTGGCACCTTTGATATGGCTCAGGTCTTCggtggcagcaccagcagcctctTCTTGGAGAAGTCTCCCTTTGTGGAAGGACTCAGCTACAACCTGAATGCCATGCAGTATCCCAGCCAGTCATTCCAGCCTGTTGTCTTGGCCAACTGA